In Leptospiraceae bacterium, one DNA window encodes the following:
- a CDS encoding MXAN_6521/LA_1396 family lipoprotein, giving the protein MKNFSIIIVWLFFIGCSTTEVKRSKNLESDLKTLKRIVVVVENNRAMAKEEIGLIFEMTKNYISHHKEFIVYVKRNEKFSCKEDSKIQGIFTIRLRESQKSDQIAILAIGQLVNCKTSEEVWSGLVEKTFPIDEKENASLVKTYTEKFGNKIQSKVTPYFLVIKKLLDNLENPVPLSEDEQNEKIEIESES; this is encoded by the coding sequence ATGAAAAATTTCTCTATAATAATAGTATGGCTTTTTTTTATTGGGTGCTCTACCACAGAGGTTAAAAGATCCAAAAATTTAGAAAGTGATCTAAAGACTTTAAAAAGAATTGTGGTAGTTGTAGAAAACAATCGTGCAATGGCAAAAGAAGAAATAGGTTTGATATTTGAAATGACAAAAAATTATATTTCTCATCATAAAGAATTTATCGTATATGTAAAAAGAAATGAGAAATTTAGTTGCAAAGAGGATTCTAAAATTCAGGGAATTTTTACAATTCGGCTTAGAGAGTCACAAAAGTCCGATCAGATTGCTATTCTCGCAATCGGTCAGCTCGTAAATTGCAAAACTTCCGAAGAAGTGTGGAGTGGACTTGTTGAAAAAACATTTCCTATAGATGAAAAAGAAAATGCTTCTCTGGTGAAAACCTATACAGAAAAATTTGGGAATAAGATTCAGTCCAAGGTAACACCGTATTTTCTTGTAATAAAAAAATTATTAGATAATTTAGAAAACCCTGTACCTCTTTCTGAAGACGAACAAAACGAAAAAATAGAAATAGAGTCAGAGTCTTAA
- a CDS encoding MMPL family transporter gives MKKILSKFCDLILIRPFISLLVLICITTISVYLATKLTINSNQIDLLPENYPEVVKAKKVIEMIGGNGFYIIVLKFNDEYKKEFHLKNAYMAKSKGKLEEYKNELKLAEEEKNKFSSYYKAKELLLKKYADILNARLLKEKDVRYISYRYDTSFIKERLPLFILPEDIYESGKRVKKKIDLEIEKLNPFYIQLTKEEYNPDFTDILTKYQKLAKRDIFDEYNISPDKGMLLLLVKPTGIFTDIGFIREFDAKVQSIIKEMNIESEGIKVGYTGTYKLNLDDYDSLMNALKPVSFASLLGITILLLIFFRNPVFIFTLVLSLVTGVILTFGVTYIVIGRLNTITSIMAAILMGLGIDYGIQFLYRFREEFTKSDDFLFSVKETIYHTGIASLSSALTTTSAFVVLMFSEFRGFSEFGLIACYGIFLIALSMYFVTALQIAILLKIFPKLKTIIILKEKEKTISPFLFRIYGRPAIILLVSILSIVAIGYFAFDVKFNYSGRDLLLENQESLLLYDEIGDRFDISSDPQAIVLDTLEDSEAVFDYFTPVPKEMANSVDQVVSIWNFVPPYSQQKENIKSLHKINKDIKRVKPAFLKPHQRKYLPVVKKYMNVKQFSIEDVPKVFYNQFREVPTSKEKGFMIFIYPKIALWHGKDLLNFYSFVSKFQFPVISKRTLNTLLYVENGEKVSSKFIPIKENFDKEEEGKILQALNTFSQEKFERVGILPGTSKFIVEKRPFKSLEEVRKLTKKANTSGSVILFARLAKIVQSEGFTTFFATLILVTVILVIFFRGLLPAVISLFPLIIGIGVMLGIMGLSGQKINFMNILVFPIVIGYGIQNGIYIFYRFKEEKDISVAISKVGPAITASTLTTLVGWGVLLIAEHRGLHSLGLVACIGIGSSLIVAFTLYPSLLSIVYSNKKFADIEKEHPLWETTEKTVLEESSEVQSTSIVNKNIENKIKTKKKKLPQAKKKGLKKKK, from the coding sequence ATGAAAAAAATATTATCCAAATTTTGTGATCTAATACTCATTCGACCATTTATTTCTCTTTTAGTTTTAATTTGCATTACAACTATTTCTGTGTATTTAGCAACAAAACTAACAATCAATTCCAATCAGATTGATCTACTTCCGGAAAATTACCCGGAAGTTGTAAAAGCAAAAAAAGTAATTGAGATGATCGGTGGAAATGGATTTTATATTATTGTACTAAAATTCAACGATGAGTACAAAAAAGAATTTCACTTAAAAAATGCCTATATGGCAAAAAGTAAAGGAAAACTCGAAGAATATAAAAATGAATTAAAACTCGCAGAGGAAGAGAAAAACAAATTTTCTTCTTATTACAAAGCAAAAGAATTGTTACTAAAAAAATACGCAGATATACTAAATGCGAGACTCTTAAAAGAAAAAGACGTTAGGTACATCTCTTACCGCTATGACACCAGTTTTATAAAAGAAAGACTTCCTTTGTTTATTTTGCCTGAAGATATTTATGAGTCTGGAAAAAGAGTAAAGAAAAAAATAGATCTTGAAATCGAAAAACTCAATCCATTCTATATCCAACTTACTAAGGAAGAATACAATCCGGATTTTACGGATATACTTACGAAGTACCAAAAACTCGCTAAAAGAGATATTTTTGACGAGTACAATATCTCTCCAGATAAAGGAATGCTATTACTGCTCGTAAAGCCCACGGGAATTTTTACGGATATCGGCTTTATTCGAGAATTTGATGCCAAGGTTCAATCTATAATTAAAGAAATGAATATAGAGTCAGAGGGAATCAAGGTAGGCTATACCGGCACGTATAAATTGAATCTCGATGACTACGACAGTCTTATGAATGCCTTAAAGCCTGTATCTTTTGCTTCTCTACTTGGGATAACTATTTTACTTTTAATCTTTTTTAGAAATCCGGTATTTATTTTTACACTTGTTCTTTCTTTAGTAACAGGTGTGATCCTAACCTTTGGAGTCACCTATATCGTAATTGGTAGGTTAAATACTATCACCAGTATTATGGCCGCTATTTTGATGGGGCTTGGAATAGATTATGGAATTCAATTTTTATATAGGTTTCGTGAGGAGTTTACGAAAAGCGATGATTTTTTATTTTCCGTAAAAGAAACTATTTATCATACAGGAATTGCTTCTCTAAGCTCGGCTTTGACTACAACCTCAGCTTTTGTAGTATTGATGTTTTCTGAATTTAGGGGGTTTAGTGAATTTGGATTGATTGCCTGTTATGGAATTTTTCTTATTGCACTATCCATGTATTTTGTAACTGCTCTACAAATTGCAATTCTATTGAAAATATTCCCAAAATTAAAAACAATAATTATTTTAAAAGAAAAGGAGAAAACTATATCTCCATTTTTATTTAGAATTTATGGTCGTCCTGCGATTATACTTTTAGTAAGTATTCTTTCCATAGTTGCTATTGGTTATTTTGCTTTTGATGTAAAATTCAATTATAGTGGAAGAGATTTATTATTGGAAAACCAAGAGTCCTTGCTTTTATACGATGAGATTGGAGACAGGTTTGATATATCGAGCGATCCTCAAGCGATAGTTTTGGATACCTTGGAAGACTCAGAAGCTGTGTTTGATTATTTCACTCCAGTGCCGAAAGAAATGGCAAATTCTGTAGATCAAGTTGTATCCATTTGGAATTTTGTACCACCGTATTCTCAGCAAAAAGAAAATATAAAAAGTTTGCACAAGATAAATAAAGATATAAAAAGAGTGAAGCCTGCTTTTTTAAAACCTCATCAAAGAAAATACCTCCCTGTAGTAAAAAAATATATGAATGTCAAGCAATTTTCTATTGAAGATGTTCCTAAAGTCTTTTACAATCAGTTTAGAGAAGTGCCAACCAGTAAAGAAAAAGGATTTATGATTTTTATTTATCCTAAGATCGCACTTTGGCATGGTAAAGATCTTTTAAATTTTTATTCATTTGTTTCCAAGTTTCAATTTCCAGTGATTAGCAAAAGAACATTGAATACTCTTTTGTATGTTGAAAATGGAGAGAAAGTAAGCTCTAAATTTATACCGATTAAAGAAAATTTTGATAAAGAAGAAGAAGGAAAAATTCTACAAGCGCTGAATACCTTCTCGCAAGAAAAATTTGAAAGAGTCGGAATTCTTCCAGGAACTTCTAAATTTATTGTAGAGAAAAGACCTTTTAAGTCATTAGAGGAAGTTCGAAAATTAACAAAGAAGGCAAATACATCGGGGAGCGTAATCCTGTTTGCGAGACTTGCAAAAATTGTACAGTCAGAAGGGTTCACTACATTTTTTGCCACCTTGATTTTAGTCACTGTTATTCTTGTGATTTTCTTCAGGGGACTTCTTCCTGCCGTTATTTCCCTATTCCCGTTGATCATCGGAATAGGAGTAATGCTTGGAATTATGGGCTTGTCGGGTCAGAAAATCAACTTCATGAACATACTTGTGTTTCCTATTGTAATAGGTTATGGAATACAAAATGGCATTTATATTTTTTACAGATTTAAAGAAGAGAAAGATATTTCTGTTGCGATTTCTAAAGTAGGTCCCGCAATCACGGCTTCCACTTTGACTACTCTTGTAGGTTGGGGAGTGCTTCTCATTGCAGAGCATAGAGGTCTTCACTCTTTGGGCTTAGTTGCTTGCATTGGAATAGGTTCTTCTTTGATTGTAGCCTTTACTTTGTATCCGTCTTTACTTTCGATTGTATATTCCAATAAAAAATTTGCAGATATTGAAAAAGAGCACCCGCTTTGGGAGACTACTGAAAAGACTGTTCTTGAAGAAAGCTCAGAAGTTCAATCTACTTCTATTGTAAATAAAAATATTGAAAACAAAATCAAAACTAAAAAGAAAAAATTACCTCAAGCAAAAAAGAAGGGATTGAAAAAGAAGAAATAG
- a CDS encoding ABC transporter substrate-binding protein: MKVFFIYFLQIFLSVSISIYAEPPKEEVKKSDSSEPQKQAEEQKEAMSLEDNALSSVKKMIGFIRYKKNNKAIEFVDTHQFAKNLLKNHFDSLSSSDKKEFENALKEYIINKSFPIALKYFDKVDINYEKPVIKGEEAVIGSSVLYQGSEKVAFSWVLTENNGKFLISDFITEGKRVSEVNRTKQIEPMYKKKGIKEVISILKKISK, encoded by the coding sequence TTGAAAGTTTTCTTTATTTACTTTTTGCAAATTTTTCTATCCGTATCCATTTCTATTTACGCAGAGCCACCAAAAGAAGAAGTTAAAAAATCGGATTCGTCAGAACCACAGAAACAAGCAGAAGAACAAAAAGAAGCTATGTCACTTGAAGACAACGCACTCTCTTCTGTAAAAAAAATGATTGGTTTTATTCGTTACAAGAAAAATAATAAGGCAATTGAGTTTGTAGATACCCACCAATTTGCAAAAAATCTTTTGAAAAACCATTTTGATTCCCTTAGCTCTTCCGATAAAAAAGAATTTGAAAATGCATTGAAAGAATATATTATTAATAAATCGTTTCCAATCGCTTTAAAATATTTCGATAAAGTGGACATTAATTATGAAAAACCAGTTATCAAAGGAGAAGAGGCAGTTATCGGATCTTCCGTTCTTTACCAAGGTTCCGAAAAGGTTGCATTTTCTTGGGTACTTACTGAAAATAACGGAAAGTTTTTAATTAGCGACTTTATTACAGAGGGAAAAAGGGTTTCTGAAGTAAACAGAACAAAACAAATTGAGCCAATGTATAAAAAGAAAGGCATAAAAGAAGTGATTTCCATTTTAAAGAAGATTTCCAAATAA
- a CDS encoding pyridoxal phosphate-dependent aminotransferase: protein MLLQANRLNLVEPSPTLAITAKANALKAEGKDIVGFGAGEPDFDTPVHIKEAAKKAIDSGKTKYTPVSGTVSLKDAIITKFQRENQLKYDRKNIIVGAGGKQVIYNFFMAVLNPKDEVIIPSPYWVSYPDIVKIAEGTPVLVETKSENNFQISPEQLKKAITPKTKVFIFNSPSNPTGAGYSKKDLEALCDILISKDILILSDDIYENLIYDDFQFTNPAMLSEELKEKTFIANCVSKAYSMTGWRIGYGAGNPTIIKNMDTIQGQSTSNACSIAQYAAEEALKGDQSCIKEMLIAFDDRRKKIVNSLNNISEVNCKTPQGAFYVFPEIKKVYELPGFQKLLTGSNESSKSSLFCSYLLEKYEVAAVPGIAFGDDNYIRLSYALGQEAIDKGVSRIAKMISDLKSN from the coding sequence ATGTTATTACAAGCCAATAGACTAAATTTAGTAGAGCCTTCACCAACACTCGCGATTACCGCAAAAGCAAACGCACTAAAAGCAGAGGGAAAAGATATTGTCGGGTTTGGAGCAGGAGAGCCTGATTTTGACACTCCTGTTCATATCAAAGAGGCTGCAAAAAAAGCAATCGATTCAGGAAAGACAAAATACACTCCAGTGTCTGGTACTGTGAGCTTAAAAGATGCAATTATTACAAAGTTTCAAAGAGAAAACCAATTAAAGTACGATCGTAAAAATATTATTGTAGGGGCAGGCGGAAAGCAAGTTATTTATAATTTCTTTATGGCAGTCCTAAACCCAAAAGACGAGGTAATCATTCCTTCGCCTTATTGGGTTAGCTATCCCGATATAGTAAAGATTGCAGAGGGGACTCCGGTTCTTGTGGAAACAAAGTCAGAAAATAATTTTCAGATCTCCCCGGAGCAGTTGAAAAAAGCAATTACTCCAAAAACAAAAGTATTTATTTTTAACTCTCCTTCAAATCCGACAGGCGCAGGCTATTCAAAAAAAGATTTAGAAGCGTTATGCGATATACTTATAAGTAAAGATATTTTAATACTCAGTGATGATATTTACGAAAATTTAATTTATGACGATTTTCAATTTACAAATCCTGCAATGCTCTCCGAAGAATTGAAAGAAAAAACATTCATAGCCAATTGTGTGTCCAAAGCCTATTCTATGACCGGGTGGAGAATTGGTTATGGAGCCGGCAACCCTACGATAATAAAAAATATGGATACCATTCAAGGGCAGTCAACGTCAAACGCATGCTCTATTGCACAGTATGCTGCAGAAGAAGCACTCAAAGGGGATCAGTCCTGTATTAAAGAAATGCTCATAGCTTTTGACGATAGACGTAAAAAAATTGTGAACTCACTCAATAATATTTCTGAAGTAAATTGCAAGACCCCACAAGGTGCTTTTTATGTATTCCCTGAAATAAAAAAAGTCTATGAATTGCCCGGATTCCAAAAATTATTAACAGGCTCTAACGAATCCTCAAAAAGCTCTCTGTTTTGTAGTTATCTTTTGGAGAAGTATGAAGTGGCTGCAGTCCCGGGAATTGCTTTTGGAGACGACAATTACATACGATTGTCTTATGCATTAGGGCAAGAAGCTATTGATAAGGGAGTATCGAGAATAGCAAAAATGATTTCTGATTTGAAATCCAATTGA